A genomic window from Plasmodium malariae genome assembly, chromosome: 10 includes:
- the PmUG01_10034200 gene encoding conserved Plasmodium protein, unknown function — protein MEVGADYIVNSAKSCDHCDDDDSCDNFSRSCTVIGNNSSNISNDSMKHTLGDADELVAPLIYKDEISETSSRVDDNMESDPLEADPVKETVPYGSPPGISDMRQPNVDPLTTMTVSNSEHAENFLTSSALPGSLFGQMEKGLQTPSLIGMNKTLDKIHDTTDRLRSHTTGSSRGGNTIKPSFVYVKSGEPFGVNPVSRRQRRTRKEFRKLSARPQVEKFENLFVNTNRCSNVHVGEGRVKIKKEDNVQARSDVLNEYNSDEWDMIKGYFLDICIEELMNNKNEQINHYMVQSELVLNYGEGELYNTNALKRKELWNKWIKNYRHLLDGRRKEPWFQNLKFKWINEMRKYIDTNKNSKRMKNVKCTIKNPILEKQKVVWKNWFSKEKHMIKQYCREIWFKELIKEYEGEILTYSNADEEKMLITIMDSLRNKNDKKEFNKCLRELLTAKAFVLIYMMVLEDCMKNEYSKSNDQFLDPSFEKRDKMEYLNRNLNDDSHVMDDREINENLFEMEYKNGKYSRRCKECKSGYKKFINTYLTWEVVLLFALFSVFYIIISKYIKDNKIDNETKYLFRSMESAGHFTQGVLFTFLLVPFKFNEQIIKKLFNFSFQNEMYENKIKGIYEFIDGRNINECLEERERDKNIMALEEEELSFGNDRRYSTSSSSYSDSSSFNSNYSLNEHSIRNWRNDDTEKNSASKWFLRKLIFPVNTPEYKKKQVENFFMCSKLYESKGIRILFLMKYICHFILMFTYPLYNLIKRKIRHENFINSSYFFNLFDFASGMLSGALFTLLYGFIACTIQYYKNKKKENRKEIHFYNNYPFIRNINCLCDENVRINIKNNTKLKSMATNYYKMYYIYKNLLFAGLIILYIISTIAYIFSSLPSKN, from the exons ATGGAGGTAGGCGCAGattatattgttaattcTGCAAAATCTTGTGATCACTGTGATGATGATGATTCATGTGATAATTTTTCTAGATCTTGTACTGTCATTGGTAATAATTCTTCTAATATTTCCAATGATTCAATGAAACATACATTAGGAGATGCTGATGAACTTGTAGCACCTTTAATCTATAAGGATGAAATTTCTGAGACGAGTTCTCGGGTAGATGACAATATGGAAAGTGATCCATTGGAAGCCGATCCGGTAAAAGAAACTGTTCCATATGGTTCTCCTCCTGGGATATCAGATATGCGGCAACCTAATGTTGATCCCTTAACCACAATGACTGTTAGTAATTCAGAGCATgctgaaaattttttaacatctTCTGCATTACCAGGTTCTCTGTTCGGACAAATGGAAAAAGGCTTACAA acCCCATCTCTAATTGGTATGAATAAAACATTAGATAAAATACATGACACAACGGATAGATTACGAAGTCATACAACTGGCTCTTCAAGAGGTGGCAATACAATTAAACCATCTTTTGTATATGTCAAATCT GGTGAACCATTTGGAGTAAATCCTGTTAGTAGACGGCAGAGAAGGACACGGAAAGAATTTCGTAAACTGTCAGCAAGGCCACAAGTCgaaaaatttgaaaactTATTTGTGAATACAAATAGATGTAGTAATGTTCATGTTGGAGAAGGAAGagtgaaaataaagaaggaaGATAATGTACAAGCACGTTCGGATGTACTAAATGAATACAACAGTGATGAATGGGATATGATTAAAGGATATTTCttagatatatgtatagaagagcttatgaataataaaaatgaacaaataaatcaTTATATGGTACAAAGTGAATTAGTATTAAATTATGGTGAAGGTGAACTATATAATACTAATGcattaaaaaggaaagaactatggaataaatggataaaaaaCTATAGGCATTTATTAGACGGCAGAAGAAAAGAACCTTGGTTCCAAAACTTAAAGTTTAAATGGATAAATGAAATGaggaaatatatagatacaaataaaaattcaaaaaggatgaaaaatgtaaaatgtaCTATTAAAAATCCTATTCTAGAAAAGCAAAAAGTGGTTTGGAAAAATTGGTTTTCAAAGGAAAAACATATGATAAAACAGTATTGTAGAGAAATATGGTTTAAGGAATTAATTAAAGAATATGAGGGAGAAATACTTACATATAGTAATGcagatgaagaaaaaatgttaattacAATTATGGATagtttaagaaataaaaatgataaaaaagaattcaaCAAATGTTTAAGAGAACTTCTTACAGCAAAAGCATTTGTACTGATATATATGATGGTATTAGAAGATTGtatgaaaaatgaatatagtAAGAGCAATGATCAATTTTTAGACCCTTCCTTCGAAAAAAGGGATAAAATGGAATATCTCAACAGAAATTTAAATGATGATTCACATGTAATGGATGATCgtgaaataaatgaaaatttatttgaaatggaatataaaaatggaaaatatagTAGACGTTGTAAAGAATGTAAGTcaggatataaaaaatttataaatacatatttaactTGGGAAGTGGTTTTGTTATTTGCTCTTTTTTCAgtgttttatataataatatctaaatatataaaggataataaaatagataaCGAAACAAAATATCTATTTAGGTCAATGGAGAGTGCAGGTCATTTTACGCAGGGTGTTTTGTTTACCTTTTTGTTAGttccttttaaatttaatgaacaaattataaaaaaactttttaatttttcttttcaaaatgaaatgtatgaaaataaaataaaaggaatatatgaatttatcGATGGACGTAACATAAACGAGTGTTTGGAAGAAAGAGAACGAGATAAGAACATTATGGCACTTGAGGAAGAGGAATTGTCATTTGGAAATGATCGACGTTATAGTACTAGCAGTAGTAGTTATAGTGATAGTAGCAGTTTCAATAGTAATTATAGTCTTAATGAACATTCAATTAGAAATTGGAGAAATGATGATACGGAAAAAAACTCAGCAAGTAAATGGTTTTTAAGGAAATTAATTTTCCCTGTTAATACACcagaatataaaaagaaacaagtggaaaatttttttatgtgctcaaaattatatgaatcgAAAGGAATCCgtattctatttttaatgaaatatatatgtcaCTTCATATTGATGTTTACATAccctttatataatttaataaagagAAAGATTCGtcatgaaaattttattaattcttcctatttttttaatttgtttgaTTTTGCATCAGGCATGTTAAGCGGAGCATTGTTTACCTTATTATATGGATTTATCGCATGTACAAttcaatattataaaaacaaaaaaaaagaaaacagaaaagaaattcatttttataataactaTCCCTTTATAAGGAACATAAATTGCTTATGTGACGAAAACGTGCggattaatataaaaaataataccaAATTAAAAAGCATGGCAACAAATTACTacaaaatgtattatatttataaaaacctACTTTTTGCGggcttaataattttatatattataagcaCGATTGCGTATATTTTTTCGTCATTACCTTCtaaaaattag
- the PmUG01_10034300 gene encoding conserved Plasmodium membrane protein, unknown function, protein MEDHKTTELFKKKNNTGGRNRERCSLCKTGYQKFINTFITWEVVLLLTHVLIFLIIIYKYTKDSKLDSKKKNLFRSYESTGHFIQGFTFVLLLVPFQFTKIITIWLINCSIQKDMHEQEIQRYYDDIEGNKRDKNIEERDKDMYITSHELGKQSIGNGGRSCIDVNNMEDSCIENSSNTNNSETEKKVKCTNCNEIGGNNNNNHNNYSNNKNNPRTHQIVNTIKGQTVQNSASELFVRRIVFPVNTPKYKKKEIQYFFLCAKLYSLKRCNFLFVIKYVCSFILMFAYPLYNLIKRKLIYKYFYYSSYFMNAFDFASGMLTGAFLVLIYGLILFLVSFYKNRKNEKFYFYDNYAFINDVNCLCDEHIRINIKNNPYLKNMVINYFNIYYNYKILLFMGILMLTTICVFSFIFSFTSLAAYELHSR, encoded by the coding sequence ATGGAGGATCATAAAACAACAGaactatttaaaaagaagaataataCGGGAGGGAGGAATAGGGAAAGATGTAGTTTATGTAAAACAGGATaccaaaaatttataaatacatttataacaTGGGAAGTAGTTTTGTTATTAACTCACGTTTTAATCtttttgataataatatataaatataccaaGGATAGTAAATTagattcaaaaaaaaaaaatctgtTTAGGTCCTATGAAAGTACAGGCCATTTCATACAGGGTTTTACGTTTGTCCTTCTGTTAGTTCCATTtcaatttacaaaaataataaccaTATGGTTAATTAATTGTTCTATTCAGAAAGATATGCATGAACAGGAAATACAAAGATATTATGACGATATTGAAGGTAATAAAAGGGATAAGAATATAGAAGAACGAGATAAAGATATGTACATTACTTCTCATGAACTTGGGAAGCAATCGATAGGAAATGGTGGACGTAGTTGCATTGATGTGAATAATATGGAGGACTCCTGCATAGAAAATTCttcaaatacaaataattcggaaacagaaaaaaaagtaaaatgcaCAAATTGTAACGAAATTGgtggtaataataacaataatcaTAACAAttacagtaataataaaaataatcctCGGACACACCAAATTGTGAATACGATAAAAGGCCAAACGGTACAAAATTCGGCAAGTGAGTTATTCGTGAGAAGAATCGTTTTTCCTGTTAATACaccaaaatataaaaaaaaagaaattcagtacttttttttatgcgcAAAActatattcattaaaaagatgcaattttctatttgtaataaaatatgtgtgTTCTTTCATACTAATGTTTGCATAtcctttatataatttaataaagagAAAGCTGatttataagtatttttattattcttcttattttatgaatGCTTTTGATTTTGCGTCAGGTATGTTAACTGGAGCCTTtcttgttttaatatatgggcttatcttatttttagttagcttttataaaaatagaaaaaatgaaaaattttacttcTATGATAATTATGCCTTTATAAATGATGTAAATTGCTTATGTGATGAACACATAAGaatcaatataaaaaataatccctatttaaaaaatatggtaataaattactttaatatatattataattataaaatccTTCTTTTTATGGGTATACTAATGCTGACGACTATATgcgttttttcatttattttttcatttacttCTCTTGCCGCTTACGAACTACACAGCAGATGA